In one Mesotoga sp. UBA6090 genomic region, the following are encoded:
- a CDS encoding ArdC family protein, producing MDNKEAAERLEQAFQKWISSDDFHKLERLMRVFHHYSFNNLILILFQRPDATRVAGFNAWKKLNRFVKKGEKGIMIFAPCTYKYKTYEDGEEKTVFGIKGFKPTYVFDVSQTEGEELEDVPEPHIEDEYDGLQVIAEAIEKMAYTIDWYDESLTGEKGYVRKGAKIIHVLNTESSGQKASTLLHEWAHLQIDNMGRDTEEVVVQTASYFIMARLGLDTSWYTAKYVQSWANSKNWKEISQLFSMSDKLCRKFFEESGVLNVLA from the coding sequence ATGGATAATAAAGAAGCTGCCGAAAGGCTAGAGCAAGCCTTTCAAAAGTGGATTAGTTCAGATGACTTTCACAAGTTGGAGCGGTTGATGAGAGTCTTTCATCACTACTCCTTTAACAATCTGATTCTCATTCTTTTCCAGCGGCCAGATGCTACGAGAGTGGCAGGGTTCAACGCATGGAAGAAGCTCAACAGATTCGTTAAGAAGGGCGAGAAGGGCATCATGATCTTCGCGCCCTGCACTTACAAGTACAAAACCTACGAAGACGGAGAAGAGAAAACAGTCTTCGGGATAAAAGGTTTCAAGCCAACTTACGTTTTCGATGTGAGCCAAACAGAGGGAGAAGAGCTTGAAGATGTTCCAGAACCGCACATCGAAGACGAATATGATGGCCTTCAAGTTATCGCAGAGGCCATAGAGAAGATGGCCTACACAATAGACTGGTACGACGAGAGCCTTACAGGAGAGAAGGGGTACGTGAGAAAGGGTGCGAAGATTATTCACGTACTAAACACGGAGTCGTCGGGCCAGAAAGCAAGCACTCTTCTCCATGAATGGGCGCACCTGCAGATAGATAACATGGGGAGGGATACCGAAGAGGTTGTAGTCCAGACTGCCAGCTACTTCATCATGGCTCGTCTCGGTCTGGACACAAGCTGGTACACCGCTAAGTATGTTCAGAGTTGGGCGAACAGCAAGAATTGGAAGGAGATCTCACAGCTCTTCTCAATGTCCGATAAGCTATGCAGAAAATTCTTTGAAGAATCGGGGGTGCTAAATGTATTGGCATGA